One Patescibacteria group bacterium DNA window includes the following coding sequences:
- a CDS encoding prenyltransferase/squalene oxidase repeat-containing protein: protein MKKNLFKICYFIFTFALAFWFFTDIAKADTATTTIRLQIKTNDASLYDQSIDVIACADSVSASTTSVNAKCAVEQSGIISDFGWWGDDIFLNSLGGYVNNDAGNGVYWAWFSDLEYGLTALNKHMLANGEELLLTYNINPLKISTDNASPYVNATSTITVEQFGLDASWNPAWSLAASSALMIGGEELENVSGIYEYTATTTAPILIYGKKSGYINSAEVTITAQARQEENNSQDQDQPSGGGIILPPASGGGSAVVPPLKVDLGKAIDFLIAKQGSDGSFGAVLQSDWAAIALASANSNGSAAQKIKNYLLADPDPLAGMNLASDYSRRAMALMSLNINPYNGVKTNYINKIIDLFDGQQFGDASLYNDDIFALLVLSKAGYAADEEVIKKTADFIIAKQQADGSWGSSDLTAAAIQALASAPSLSGVAPALQKARNFLLNAQGADGGFGSTYATAWAMQALAALGESSDAWQKNNNTPESYLALSQGADGGLEKENAYEANRLWSTAYAIPAAQGKPWLNIMQNFSKLAAPSLTEVPADNIDVVENEIATSTLEKLDIATSSPKDLITASSTESLLQAEANEEKARSETVKTISVAVKPVKQVTPKVLSAKITSLKPTVVVNNIASKKSGQEMAENKTASTTINNVIQAQAQNNGVIVKVTAKEKINAVAKKALYVAGAGAIIAGIFLGLKLLLLLL from the coding sequence ATGAAGAAAAATCTTTTTAAAATTTGTTATTTTATTTTTACGTTTGCGTTAGCATTTTGGTTTTTTACTGACATAGCTAAAGCCGATACGGCCACGACGACTATCAGGCTGCAAATAAAAACCAACGACGCCAGCCTGTATGACCAAAGCATTGATGTAATCGCTTGCGCCGACAGCGTTAGCGCCAGCACTACTTCGGTTAATGCCAAGTGCGCGGTTGAGCAATCAGGGATAATAAGCGACTTTGGCTGGTGGGGCGACGATATATTTTTAAATTCCCTTGGCGGTTATGTAAATAATGACGCGGGCAACGGAGTCTATTGGGCTTGGTTTAGTGACTTGGAATATGGCTTAACGGCGCTGAACAAACACATGCTGGCTAACGGCGAAGAATTATTGTTAACCTATAATATCAATCCGTTAAAAATTTCTACGGATAATGCTTCGCCTTATGTTAATGCCACTTCTACCATAACGGTGGAGCAGTTTGGCTTAGACGCCAGCTGGAATCCGGCTTGGTCTTTAGCCGCTTCCAGCGCTTTAATGATCGGCGGCGAGGAGCTGGAAAATGTAAGCGGAATTTATGAATATACGGCTACCACGACAGCGCCGATTTTAATTTATGGCAAAAAAAGCGGTTATATTAACAGCGCTGAAGTTACTATTACGGCGCAGGCAAGACAGGAAGAAAATAATAGCCAAGATCAAGACCAGCCAAGCGGCGGCGGCATAATTTTACCGCCTGCGTCCGGCGGCGGTTCCGCGGTTGTTCCGCCTTTAAAGGTTGATTTAGGCAAGGCCATAGATTTTTTAATCGCTAAACAAGGCTCTGACGGCTCTTTCGGCGCTGTTTTGCAATCCGATTGGGCGGCTATAGCTCTAGCCTCGGCCAACTCCAATGGTTCGGCCGCGCAAAAAATTAAAAATTATTTATTGGCCGACCCTGATCCGTTAGCCGGCATGAATTTAGCGTCGGATTATTCGCGCCGCGCCATGGCTTTAATGTCTTTAAATATCAATCCCTATAACGGCGTAAAAACAAATTATATAAATAAAATAATTGATTTGTTTGACGGCCAGCAGTTCGGCGACGCTTCATTATATAATGACGATATTTTCGCGCTGTTGGTTTTAAGCAAAGCCGGTTACGCGGCTGACGAGGAAGTAATAAAAAAAACAGCGGATTTCATAATAGCTAAACAGCAAGCCGACGGTTCCTGGGGCAGTTCTGATTTAACGGCCGCCGCCATACAAGCTCTGGCCTCCGCGCCATCTTTAAGCGGCGTTGCGCCGGCTTTGCAAAAAGCCAGAAATTTTTTATTGAACGCCCAGGGCGCCGACGGCGGTTTTGGCAGCACTTATGCCACGGCTTGGGCTATGCAGGCTCTAGCGGCTTTAGGCGAATCTAGCGATGCCTGGCAAAAAAATAATAATACGCCGGAAAGCTATTTAGCTTTAAGCCAGGGCGCTGACGGCGGTTTAGAAAAAGAAAACGCCTATGAGGCTAATCGCCTCTGGTCAACCGCTTACGCCATACCGGCGGCGCAGGGTAAGCCGTGGCTTAATATTATGCAAAATTTTTCCAAACTGGCCGCGCCGAGCCTGACTGAAGTGCCGGCTGATAATATTGACGTAGTTGAAAATGAAATCGCCACCTCAACTTTAGAAAAGTTAGATATAGCCACCTCATCGCCTAAAGATTTAATTACAGCCAGCAGTACGGAAAGTTTGCTTCAGGCTGAAGCTAACGAAGAAAAGGCCAGGTCAGAAACGGTTAAAACCATAAGCGTTGCCGTTAAGCCGGTAAAGCAAGTTACGCCGAAAGTGCTGTCCGCGAAAATAACCTCGCTAAAGCCGACTGTTGTCGTGAATAATATAGCTAGTAAGAAATCAGGCCAGGAGATGGCAGAAAATAAAACCGCGTCAACTACGATTAATAATGTAATTCAGGCTCAGGCTCAAAATAATGGCGTTATCGTTAAAGTAACAGCTAAAGAAAAAATTAATGCCGTGGCTAAAAAAGCATTATATGTTGCCGGCGCAGGCGCTATTATCGCCGGAATTTTTTTAGGGTTGAAATTGCTGTTGCTTCTGCTATAA
- a CDS encoding DUF4430 domain-containing protein produces MRTKYLAIIFILFLLIALASGLVIFLTEEKGEPVVNEQAGAVEKRTEPAVTGPDEVAPTALEEVVKPEKTEAPKPVIAPTEEKIKVVMIISGVKYEAAVKLGGSVYDLMNILNQENKINFSGKNYSGLGFFMEEINGVKNNPAGANWLYYVNGQPAQTGVSNYELKNNDTIEWKYENKSF; encoded by the coding sequence ATGAGAACTAAATATTTAGCGATAATTTTTATTTTATTTTTGCTGATAGCCTTAGCTAGCGGTTTAGTAATTTTTTTAACTGAAGAAAAAGGCGAGCCGGTCGTAAATGAGCAGGCCGGCGCGGTTGAGAAGAGAACTGAACCGGCAGTGACCGGACCGGACGAGGTAGCGCCTACCGCTTTGGAAGAAGTTGTTAAGCCGGAAAAAACCGAAGCGCCTAAGCCGGTGATTGCGCCGACCGAAGAAAAAATCAAAGTAGTAATGATAATCAGCGGAGTAAAATATGAAGCCGCGGTAAAGCTCGGCGGTTCGGTCTATGATTTAATGAATATATTAAATCAAGAAAACAAAATCAATTTTTCCGGCAAAAATTATTCGGGTTTGGGTTTTTTTATGGAAGAAATTAACGGCGTGAAAAATAATCCGGCCGGAGCCAATTGGCTGTATTATGTTAATGGCCAGCCGGCGCAAACCGGCGTGTCTAATTATGAATTAAAAAATAATGACACGATAGAATGGAAGTATGAAAATAAATCATTTTGA
- the xerA gene encoding site-specific tyrosine recombinase/integron integrase: MDKVINNFLEYLEVEKGLSRITVSNYAFYLKRFAGFAKESGVVNAVKISKELVHKYRLWLNRLNNAKNEGLKKNTQNYHLIALRGFLKYLVKNDIKSLEPEKVELAKQEQRQVDFLEGADLVRILEAPFKIESPEIIKKRDKAILELFFSTGLRVSELCKLKIENINLKKDEFTVRGKGSKLRVVFLSDDAKRAIEEYLKSRLDTNPYLFTSHDKAASGRDTQDGLTPRSVQRLVQKYSKIAGITKEVTPHTMRHSYATDLLMNGADIRSVQAMLGHASITTTQVYTHITDQQLRDVHKAFHGRHRK, from the coding sequence ATGGATAAGGTAATAAATAATTTTTTGGAATATTTAGAGGTGGAAAAAGGCTTATCGCGCATCACGGTTAGTAATTATGCGTTTTATTTGAAAAGATTTGCCGGTTTTGCTAAAGAATCTGGCGTGGTTAATGCCGTTAAAATTAGCAAAGAATTAGTACATAAATACAGGTTATGGCTAAATCGCCTGAACAATGCTAAAAACGAGGGATTGAAAAAAAATACGCAAAATTATCATTTAATCGCTTTGCGCGGTTTTTTAAAGTATTTGGTTAAAAACGACATAAAATCGCTGGAGCCGGAGAAAGTGGAATTGGCCAAGCAGGAGCAAAGGCAAGTTGATTTTTTAGAAGGCGCGGATTTAGTGAGGATTTTAGAAGCGCCGTTTAAGATTGAATCGCCGGAAATTATTAAAAAGCGCGACAAGGCTATTCTGGAATTATTTTTTTCCACCGGCCTTAGAGTTTCCGAGTTATGCAAATTAAAAATTGAGAACATTAATTTAAAAAAAGACGAGTTTACGGTGCGCGGCAAAGGTTCTAAATTACGCGTGGTGTTTTTATCCGATGATGCCAAGCGGGCGATTGAGGAATATTTAAAATCCCGATTAGATACGAACCCCTATTTATTTACGAGCCATGATAAAGCGGCTTCTGGTCGTGATACGCAAGATGGCCTGACCCCTCGCAGTGTTCAGCGCTTAGTGCAGAAATATTCAAAAATCGCCGGCATTACCAAGGAAGTGACGCCGCATACTATGCGCCATAGCTATGCTACTGATCTTTTAATGAATGGCGCGGATATCAGGAGCGTGCAGGCTATGCTCGGCCATGCCTCCATTACCACCACGCAAGTTTATACCCATATTACCGATCAGCAGTTGCGCGACGTGCATAAAGCGTTTCACGGAAGACATAGGAAATGA
- a CDS encoding NYN domain-containing protein, translated as MIKHKEQRIGVLVDVSNMYHSAKNLYKRRTNFKEILKTAIAGRKLIRATAYVIKTENEEGNAFFEALSQQGFEVKMKDLQIFAGGAKKADWDVGITVDAIKLAEKLDVIILVTGDGDYIPLVNFLQNTKGCLVEIMAFRQTTSSKLIEEADDFTNLSEDKRYLLK; from the coding sequence ATGATAAAACACAAGGAGCAGAGAATCGGCGTTTTAGTTGATGTTTCCAACATGTACCATAGCGCTAAAAACCTCTATAAAAGAAGAACTAATTTTAAAGAAATTTTAAAGACAGCCATCGCCGGCAGAAAGTTGATTCGGGCTACAGCTTATGTTATAAAAACCGAAAACGAAGAAGGCAATGCTTTTTTTGAAGCTTTAAGCCAGCAAGGCTTTGAAGTTAAAATGAAAGATTTGCAGATTTTCGCCGGCGGCGCTAAAAAGGCCGATTGGGACGTTGGCATTACGGTTGACGCCATTAAACTGGCGGAAAAATTAGATGTTATAATTTTAGTCACCGGCGACGGCGACTACATACCGTTAGTAAATTTTTTGCAGAACACCAAAGGCTGTTTAGTGGAAATTATGGCTTTCCGCCAAACCACCTCAAGCAAATTAATTGAAGAAGCCGATGATTTTACAAATTTAAGCGAAGACAAAAGATACTTATTGAAATAA
- a CDS encoding polyribonucleotide nucleotidyltransferase, with protein MNEQTFSCDWLGRTLTIKTGKLARQADAAVTVQYGDTSVLATVVEAKTEREGIDFFPLMVEFEEKLYAAGIIKGSRWIKREGRPSDEAVLTGRMIDRSIRPLFGADSKKDVQVMITVLSADGKNDYDIVSLVAASAALSIAGLNWHGPIAGVRVGRVEGQYIFNPTYEERIISDMDLIVAGTGAKVIMIEAEGKEITESDMIEAINVGQKNLQAAIDLIKEVKKNVAVTKKPAAKKLVGSDEIAAAEEMEKIFATAKAWLDENIAKILFDKTHYTKGERKSAVAAIKEGLDQYLFDQNISKDKRAAAIGHLVDEMVETEVTRAILKDKKRVDGRKLDEIRNLSAEVSVLPRIHGSGLFNRGETQVLSIVTLGAPGMEQSLEGLEGVGTKRYMHHYNFAPFSVGEARPIRSTGRREIGHGALAEKALVPVLPTKEEFPYTIRVVSETLGSNGSSSMAATCGSSLALMDAGVPIKKTVAGIAMGLASNEDMSQWEILTDIQDLEDGAGGMDFKITGTADGITAIQLDTKTNGLTEEMITKTITQSKKARLEVLSAMNKAIDKPRADLSPYAPRITSFHIEPDRIREVIGTGGKVINEIIAATGVSIDIDDDGLVMVCGTDAAKVIEAVDWIKNIVRDFEPGEIFKGKVVRLMDFGAFISLTPSKDGMAHVSELAPYRVGRPADFINIGDEVTVKIIEIDDMGRINLSLKDLPENEHLWKDGKGKQEMGAFGNGGRPSFGGGDRGSRGGRNRDRY; from the coding sequence ATGAACGAACAAACATTCAGTTGCGACTGGCTTGGCCGCACTCTCACTATTAAAACTGGCAAATTGGCCAGACAAGCTGACGCCGCCGTGACCGTGCAATACGGCGATACGTCTGTTTTAGCGACCGTTGTGGAGGCTAAAACCGAACGGGAAGGCATTGATTTTTTCCCGCTGATGGTTGAATTTGAAGAAAAACTCTACGCCGCCGGCATTATTAAAGGCTCGCGCTGGATTAAGCGCGAAGGCCGTCCGTCCGACGAAGCGGTTTTAACCGGGCGCATGATTGACCGCTCTATCAGGCCGCTCTTCGGCGCTGATTCAAAAAAAGACGTGCAGGTGATGATTACGGTTTTATCCGCCGACGGGAAAAACGATTATGACATCGTTTCCTTAGTCGCGGCTTCAGCCGCTTTGTCCATCGCCGGCTTAAACTGGCACGGGCCGATCGCCGGGGTTAGAGTCGGGCGAGTTGAAGGCCAATATATTTTTAACCCGACTTACGAGGAAAGAATAATCAGCGATATGGATCTAATCGTGGCCGGCACCGGCGCCAAAGTCATTATGATTGAAGCCGAGGGCAAAGAAATAACAGAAAGCGATATGATAGAGGCGATTAATGTCGGGCAAAAAAATCTGCAAGCTGCCATTGATTTAATAAAGGAAGTGAAAAAAAATGTCGCGGTAACGAAAAAACCGGCCGCTAAAAAATTAGTCGGCTCGGACGAAATCGCCGCGGCCGAAGAAATGGAAAAAATCTTTGCTACCGCTAAAGCTTGGCTTGATGAAAATATCGCTAAAATTTTATTTGATAAAACTCATTATACCAAAGGCGAAAGAAAATCGGCCGTAGCCGCGATTAAAGAAGGCTTGGACCAATATTTATTTGATCAAAATATCAGTAAAGACAAGCGCGCGGCCGCCATCGGCCATTTAGTTGACGAGATGGTTGAGACTGAAGTCACCCGCGCGATCCTTAAAGACAAAAAAAGAGTTGACGGCCGGAAACTTGACGAAATCAGAAATTTATCCGCCGAAGTCAGCGTATTGCCGCGCATCCACGGCTCCGGCTTATTCAACCGCGGCGAAACCCAAGTTTTATCCATCGTTACTTTAGGCGCTCCCGGCATGGAACAATCTCTAGAAGGCCTGGAAGGCGTTGGCACTAAACGCTATATGCATCATTATAACTTCGCCCCATTCTCGGTCGGCGAAGCCAGGCCGATAAGATCAACCGGACGAAGAGAAATCGGGCATGGCGCTTTAGCGGAAAAAGCTTTAGTGCCGGTTTTGCCGACCAAAGAAGAATTCCCTTATACTATCCGCGTAGTCTCGGAAACTTTGGGCTCAAACGGCTCGTCTTCTATGGCCGCGACCTGCGGTTCAAGTTTGGCTTTAATGGACGCGGGCGTGCCGATTAAAAAAACCGTGGCCGGTATTGCCATGGGACTAGCCTCTAACGAAGATATGAGCCAATGGGAAATTTTAACCGATATCCAGGACTTAGAAGACGGCGCCGGCGGTATGGACTTTAAAATCACCGGCACGGCCGACGGCATAACCGCTATTCAATTAGACACAAAAACCAACGGCTTAACCGAAGAAATGATTACCAAAACCATTACCCAATCAAAAAAAGCCAGACTGGAAGTTCTCTCGGCCATGAATAAAGCCATTGATAAGCCAAGGGCTGATTTATCGCCTTACGCTCCGCGCATTACCAGTTTTCATATTGAACCGGATCGCATCAGGGAAGTTATCGGCACCGGCGGCAAAGTCATTAACGAAATCATTGCCGCGACCGGCGTTTCGATTGATATAGACGATGACGGATTGGTTATGGTCTGCGGCACTGACGCGGCCAAAGTAATTGAAGCCGTAGACTGGATTAAAAATATCGTGCGCGACTTTGAGCCGGGCGAAATTTTTAAAGGCAAAGTCGTCCGCTTAATGGATTTCGGCGCTTTTATTTCATTAACTCCGAGCAAAGACGGCATGGCGCACGTTTCCGAACTTGCTCCGTACCGAGTCGGCCGACCGGCTGATTTCATAAACATCGGCGACGAGGTAACGGTTAAAATTATTGAAATAGACGACATGGGTCGAATCAATCTAAGCTTAAAAGACCTGCCGGAAAACGAGCATCTTTGGAAAGACGGCAAAGGCAAACAAGAAATGGGAGCTTTCGGCAATGGCGGGCGTCCATCCTTCGGCGGCGGTGATCGCGGGAGCAGAGGCGGCAGAAACAGAGACAGATATTAA
- the galT gene encoding galactose-1-phosphate uridylyltransferase, translating into MLKSEIRKDYLLDKYVIITPGRAKRPRDIREQTIISRVSDCPFCPEKIDKKNIVDEINGPEGRILSVKNIFPAVTLDNKKAYGAQEVVIETPDHEKELHDLSEAQIEQLLRMYAKRTAALCNIKNIEYVLCFKNQGSKAGASIVHAHSQIFATDIMPSEIKEELKLSHEYQLNHKTCPYCDVIKKEMKSPRKIYEDKYIAAFAPYASQYHYESWIFTKRHLDNITKLNDGEFKSFAKSLKKILIKLSELDLSFNYFLHQSVSEKEQHFYLKIQPRDSVWAGIELGSGLIINSVEPEEAAEFFRK; encoded by the coding sequence ATGTTAAAATCCGAAATACGCAAAGACTATTTATTAGATAAATATGTCATCATTACGCCCGGCCGCGCCAAGCGCCCGCGCGATATTAGGGAGCAGACCATTATTTCCCGCGTTTCCGATTGCCCGTTTTGCCCGGAAAAAATAGACAAAAAAAATATTGTTGATGAAATTAACGGCCCGGAAGGCAGAATATTAAGCGTCAAAAATATCTTTCCGGCCGTGACGCTGGACAATAAAAAAGCTTACGGAGCGCAAGAAGTAGTGATTGAAACCCCTGATCATGAAAAAGAACTCCATGATTTAAGCGAGGCGCAGATTGAGCAGCTTTTAAGAATGTACGCTAAGCGCACCGCGGCTTTATGCAATATAAAAAACATTGAATATGTTTTATGCTTTAAAAACCAAGGCTCAAAAGCCGGCGCTTCCATCGTGCACGCCCATTCCCAGATTTTCGCCACCGATATCATGCCCTCGGAAATTAAAGAAGAATTAAAATTATCTCATGAATACCAGCTCAACCATAAAACCTGCCCTTACTGCGACGTTATAAAAAAGGAAATGAAATCGCCCAGAAAAATTTACGAAGATAAATATATCGCCGCCTTCGCGCCTTACGCCAGCCAATACCATTATGAAAGCTGGATTTTCACCAAGCGCCATTTAGACAACATAACCAAACTGAATGACGGCGAATTTAAATCATTCGCCAAATCATTAAAAAAAATCTTGATAAAATTAAGCGAACTAGATTTATCTTTTAATTATTTCCTGCATCAGTCTGTTTCCGAAAAAGAACAGCATTTTTATTTAAAAATCCAGCCGCGCGACAGCGTCTGGGCCGGCATTGAGCTTGGCTCCGGGCTTATAATAAACTCCGTAGAACCCGAAGAAGCGGCTGAATTTTTCAGGAAATAA
- a CDS encoding GIY-YIG nuclease family protein translates to MYYIYILFCSDETYYVGLTENIKKRIIQHKNSLVDYTKYRLLIKVIWIGIFKNKKIAANFEKYLKTGSGNAFFKKRLV, encoded by the coding sequence ATGTATTATATTTATATTTTATTTTGCTCAGACGAAACCTATTATGTTGGATTAACTGAGAATATTAAAAAAAGAATAATACAACATAAAAACAGTTTAGTTGATTATACAAAATATAGATTACTAATTAAAGTTATTTGGATTGGAATATTTAAAAATAAAAAGATTGCCGCAAACTTTGAAAAATATCTAAAAACCGGATCTGGTAATGCATTCTTTAAAAAAAGATTAGTTTAA
- the rpsP gene encoding 30S ribosomal protein S16 — protein MLTIRLSRVGKKNMPLYRVIISEKQKDLYGSSLEILGSYNPHTKELKIDAEKTKHWISKGAGMSNTVNNLLIEKKIIEGKKVKASKDRKPKKAPAPAKTAAEPAMEEAAPTPAPAEEPKTEQPAA, from the coding sequence ATGTTAACTATCAGACTATCAAGAGTAGGCAAAAAGAATATGCCGCTATACCGCGTCATCATCTCGGAGAAGCAAAAAGATCTTTATGGCAGCTCTTTAGAAATTTTAGGCTCTTACAATCCACACACCAAAGAGCTAAAAATTGACGCCGAAAAAACCAAACATTGGATTTCTAAAGGCGCCGGCATGTCAAACACTGTCAACAATTTATTAATTGAGAAAAAAATTATTGAAGGCAAAAAGGTAAAAGCTTCAAAAGATCGAAAGCCTAAAAAAGCCCCGGCTCCGGCTAAAACTGCCGCCGAACCGGCTATGGAAGAAGCTGCTCCAACCCCAGCCCCAGCCGAAGAGCCAAAAACCGAACAACCTGCCGCCTAA
- a CDS encoding KH domain-containing protein, with protein MAAQPTDKEFLEFIAKSVVSNPDAISVERTVDEMGVLLTLKTDPADMGYIIGRKGQTAQAIRTLLKIVGAKNNARVNLKIYEPEGSRRPARTENESAGIDTSSVDDLKI; from the coding sequence ATGGCTGCTCAACCAACCGATAAAGAATTCTTGGAGTTCATCGCCAAGTCAGTTGTCTCTAACCCTGATGCAATATCAGTGGAAAGAACAGTAGACGAAATGGGAGTTTTGTTAACGCTTAAAACCGATCCGGCCGACATGGGCTACATTATTGGCCGAAAAGGTCAGACCGCTCAAGCCATCCGAACTTTATTAAAGATCGTTGGCGCTAAAAACAATGCTCGCGTTAATTTAAAAATCTATGAACCGGAAGGTTCAAGACGACCGGCCAGAACTGAAAATGAAAGCGCCGGCATTGACACTTCATCTGTTGATGATTTAAAAATCTAA
- the trmD gene encoding tRNA (guanosine(37)-N1)-methyltransferase TrmD gives MTFHIITIFPHIFNSYFNESILKRAQTNKLINIKIHNLRDWTTDKHKTVDDTPFGGGAGMVMKIEPLYKAVESIKYQVAKNNKKFLNTKYLIHDTRTILFSAKGKTWNQKLAKSHAKLDNIILICGRYEGVDERITKFIDEEISIGDYVLTGGEIGAMAIVDSITRLLPGALGNADSTKFESHTIPGILEHPQYTRPEIFIANGKKFRVPKVLLSGNHKKIADWRAKKSKHIRPL, from the coding sequence ATGACTTTCCACATCATCACCATCTTCCCCCATATCTTTAACTCTTATTTCAACGAGAGCATTCTTAAGCGCGCACAAACCAATAAATTGATAAACATAAAAATCCATAACTTGCGCGATTGGACGACTGATAAGCATAAAACCGTAGACGATACGCCGTTCGGCGGCGGCGCCGGCATGGTTATGAAAATTGAACCGCTATATAAGGCAGTAGAAAGTATAAAGTATCAAGTAGCTAAGAATAATAAAAAATTCCTTAATACTAAATACTTGATACATGATACTAGGACCATTTTGTTTTCCGCCAAAGGTAAAACTTGGAATCAGAAATTAGCTAAATCGCACGCCAAATTAGATAATATCATTCTCATCTGCGGCCGCTACGAAGGCGTTGACGAAAGAATCACTAAATTTATTGATGAAGAAATTTCCATCGGCGACTATGTTTTAACCGGTGGCGAAATTGGCGCTATGGCCATAGTGGATTCTATTACTCGCCTACTGCCTGGCGCCTTAGGCAACGCGGACAGCACTAAATTTGAATCGCACACTATTCCCGGCATCCTAGAACACCCGCAATACACTCGGCCGGAAATTTTCATCGCTAACGGCAAAAAATTTCGCGTACCAAAAGTCCTCCTCTCCGGCAACCATAAAAAAATAGCCGACTGGCGCGCCAAAAAATCCAAACATATTCGCCCCCTTTAA